In Microbacterium sp. zg-Y818, the genomic window TCGCGCCGTGGCTGGCGTTCCTCCCGGGCATCTGCATCGCCGTCACGGCGCTGGGCTTCACCCTGCTGGGCGAATCGCTCCGCGAGGCGATGGACCCCCGCACCCGGGCACGCTGACCCCGGTCGGGCCGGAGGCCGGCGTCCGCTCGCGCGGCATCCGCCGAGGTCAGACGGCGATGTCGAGCTCGTTGCCCGGGATGGATGCCAGCAGCTTGCGGGTGTACGGGTCGCGGGCGTTGGTGAAGATCTCCTCGGAGCTGGCGGCCTCCACCAGCGCGCCGTCCTTCATCACGCAGACGTAGTCGCTGATCAGGCGCACCACGGCGAGGTCGTGGGAGATGAACAGGTAGCTCTGCCCGTACTCGCGCTGCAGGTCGCCCAGCAGCGTCAGGATCTGCGCCTGCACGAGCACGTCCAGCGCCGAGACCGGCTCGTCGCACACGATGAGTTCCGGTGACAGGGCCAGCGCCCGCGCGATCGCGACGCGCTGCCGCTGGCCTCCCGACAGCTCCGCGGGGTAGCGGCGCAGCATGGACTGGGGGAGGGCGACGTCGTCCATGAGCTGCCGCACGCGGGCCGCACGGTCCTTCGCGGAACCGCGCTTGTAGAAGGTCAGCGGCTCCTCGATGATGCGCCCGATCGTGAACATCGGGTTCAGTGACGAGTACGGGTCCTGGAAGATCGGCTGCACCTTCTGGCGGAAGTCGCGCAGCTGCCGGCCCTTGAGCGAGGCGACGTCCTGCCCGTCGAAGCGGATCGACCCCGACGTCGGATCGATGACCTTCAGCACCATGCGCGCGGTCGTGGTCTTGCCCGACCCCGACTCGCCCACCACGGCCACCGTCTCGCCGCGGGGGATCGCGAAGGAGACGTCCTTCACCGCGACGAAGTCGTCTTTGCTGCCGCGCACCGGGAAGACCTTCGTCAGGCCGTCGACCTCGAGGATGTTGTCGACAGGGGACGGGGCGCCATCGGATGCCGGGGTGCGCGGCGTCGTGGTCGCCGGGGTGCTCGTCGCCTTCGGGACGACAGTGGGCCGCGCAGTGGGGATCGGTGTCGGTCCGGTGGCCGAGCCGGGCTCGGAGCCTGCGGCATCCGGCTGCCGGAAGACCTGTGGCCGCAGGCGCACCGCCGCCACCGAGGGTGCGGCGGCGACGAGCGCCTTGGTGTACTCGGCCTGCGGGTCCTCGAGGATCTGCCGCGCCGGTCCCTGCTCGACGATGCGGCCGCGGTGCATCACGATCACGCGCGACGCCCGCTCGGCGGCGAGTCCCAGGTCGTGGGTGATGAGCATGACGGCGGTGCCGAGCTCCCCGGTCATGCGGCCGAGCTGGTCGAGGATCGTCTTCTGCACCGTGACGTCCAGTGCGCTCGTGGGCTCGTCGGCGATCAGCAGGCGCGGATTGCAGGCCAGGCCGATCGCGATGAGCGCGCGCTGGCGCATGCCGCCGGAGAACTCGTGCGGGTACTGCTTTGCGCGCTTCTCGGCGTTCGGAAGACCGGCAGCGGCGAGGGTCTCGACGACCTTGCGGTCCACATCGCTGCGGGTGGCCATGCCGTGGGCCAGCAGCGTCTCGGCGATCTGCGTGCCGATCTTCGACACCGGGTTGAGGTTGGACATCGGGTCCTGCGGCACGAGGCCGATCGACTTGCCGCGGATGTCGCGCATGACCGACTCCGACGCGCCGACCAGCTGCTGTCCGTCCAGCACGATGCTGCCCTCGGCCACGCGGCCGTTGCCTGCCAGCAGCCCGATGACCGCCATGGCCGTCGTCGACTTGCCGGAACCGGATTCACCGACGATGGCGAGGGTCTCTCCGGCGGCGAGGTCGAACTCGACGTTCTCGACGGCACGGACGGAGCCGTCCATGGTGCGGAAGTCGACGGCGAGATCGCGGACCTGCAGCAGCGGCGCGGCATCCTGGGGCATGCGGTCCATCCTGCCGTGCCCCGGGGGTGCGGCGCACTGCCCGCGCGCCAGCCTTTACGCACTCGTAACGCGCGGTGGCCCGTCGCCGCGCGCACTACCGTGGTCGCATGCACGCGATCGACCTCAACGCCGATCTCGGCGAGACGGTCCGGGGCGAGCCCACGGCCGACGACGCCGCGATGTTCACCGTGGTCTCCAGCGCCAGCATCGCGTGCGGCGGTCACGCCGGAGACGACGCCTCGATGCGCGTGGCGGTGGCCGCGGCCGAAGCCGGAGCCGTCGCGGTGGGGGCGCACCCGTCGTTCCGCGACACGGCGAACTTCGGTCGCGTGCGCATCGATGTCGGCGCCGCCCAGCTGCGTGCCGACGTCACCGCGCAGCTCGACGCGCTCGCCGCGGCCGGGGCCGACATCCGGTACGTCAAGCCGCACGGCGCCCTGTAACACGCGGTGTCCGCCGAGCGGGCGGCGGCCGAGGCCGTGGCGGCATCCGTCGCCGAGCTCTCCGCGCGGCTGGGGCGGGCCGTGCCGGTGCTGGGGCTCGACGGCGAGATCGCCGTGGCCGCGGTGGCGGCAGGACTCGCGTTCGTGCGCGAGGCGTTCCTCGACCGCGGCTACCGTGCCGACGGCACGCTCGTCGCCCGCGGCGAGCCCGGAGCGCTGCTGCACGACGCCGCGGAGGTCGCCGAGCGCGCGGTGCGCCTCGCCGTCGAGGGGACGGTGGTGGCCGTCGACGGCACGGTGGTGGTGACCGATGCCGCGTCGCTCTGCGTCCACGGCGACTCTCCGGGCGCGGTGGCCATGGCCCTCGCCGCGCGACGGGCGCTCACCGCCGAAGGCGTGGCGGTGCGCGCGCCGTGGTGAGCCCGCCGCGTATCCTTCCCTTCGGCCGGGCGGCGCTGTTGGCCGAGGTCGATTCCCCCTCCGCCGCCCGCGACCTGCACGCCCGGCTTCACGCGTCCCGCCCCGCCGGCGTCGTCGACGTCGTGCCCGCGGCGCGCACCGTGCTCGTGCAGGTGGACCCGGCGGTGCTGTCGCTCGCGGCGGCCCGCACGTGGATCGCCCACGCGCCGCCGGCTCCGACCGCGACGGTGGATGCCGGTGAGGTCGTGGTGCCGATCCGGTACGACGGCCCCGACCTCGCCGAGACCGCCGAGGCCCTGGGCGTCACCGTGGACGAAGTCGTGCGCCGCCACCGCGAGGCGAGGTGGACGGTCGCGTTCACCGGCTTCGCGCCGGGCTTCGGCTACCTCGTCAGCGACGACTGGCCCTTCGACGTGCCGCGACTGCCGACGCCGCGCACGCGGGTGCCCGCGGGCAGCGTCGGGCTGGCCGGCGGCTTCTCGGGCGCCTACCCCCGCGCGACACCCGGCGGATGGCGCATCATCGGCCACACCGACGCGACGCTGTTCGACCCCGCCGCGGCATCCCCCGTGCTCCTGACGCCCGGTCGCCGCGTGCGCTTCGCCCCCGCCGCCCCCGCCCCGTCGCTGAAACCGCATCCGGTGGCCGAGACAGCGGAAACTTCCCCACGCCTCGGCCGTCAGATGCGGTCTCACGGGGAGCCGGCCGCCGTGGAAGTCGTGGCGCCTGGCCCGCTCGCGACCCTGCAGGACCTGGGACGTCCGGGTCACGCGGCCGAGGGCATCGCCCGCTCGGGCGCCGCCGACCGCGGGGCGCTGCGCACCGCGAACCGGCTGGTCGGAGGCGACGAGCGCGCCGCGGCGATCGAGGTGACGATGGGTGGATGCCGGCTGCGCGCCGCCCGCGACCTCGTCGCCGTGGTCACCGGCGCGTGGGGCCCGATCGCGGTGGCCGGGCGCGCCGTTGACCCGTACGTGCCTTTCCCGTGGCCGGCGGGCGAAGAGCTGCACGTCGAACGGTTCACGGCCGGGGCGCGGGCGTACCTCGCGGTGCGGGGCGGGTTCGACGGCCCCCGGGTGGCCGGCTCCCGGTCGACGGACGTGCTCGCCGGGCTGGGACCGGCCCCGCTCGCCGCGGGCGACGTGCTCGCGCTCGCCGCGGACGCCGCCGGCGACATCCCGCCGCTGGACCTGCATCCGTGGGGGCCGCCCCCAGCCGGGGTGCTCGAGCTCGACCTCGCGCCCGGCCCCCGCGCCGACTGGTTCGCGCCGACGGCGCTTCACACCCTGTACGAGACCACCTGGACCGTCACCGCCGATGCCGACCGCGTCGGCATCCGCCTCGACGGACCCGCCCTTGCCCGCCTGCGTTCGGGGGAGCTCCCCAGCGAGGCCATGGTGCCCGGCGCTCTGCAGGTGCCTCCGGGCGGGCGCCCCACGATCCTCGGCGTCGACGGCCCGGTCACCGGCGGTTACCCCGTCATCGCCGTCGCGACGGATGCCGCCCTCGACGCCCTCGCCCAGGCCCTGCCGGGCCGCCAGGTGCGCTTCCGGCACGCGCGCCCCGTCCGCTGACGGGCGCTTCCCCCGCGCCCCGCCACAGGAGACCTCCCCGGCACAGGACGCATGCCGCCAGAACGTCCTGTTTGCGCGATATCTCCTGTTCCGAGCGCAACCCCGGCGCCTGACATCCAGCCGGACACCAGGTTCACCCCCCAGAATCAGAGGGATGCCGCGCGGTTATACCGCAGCATGCACACCTCGTCAAGAATCCGGCTGGACATGGCGCGTCGTGCGGCATATAGTTGTTCTTTGCGCTCCCTTCCCCTTGCCCTCATATGGTGGTCGGCTGTGCCTGCGTTCCCCCGCTTCACCGCGGCGTGCGGTCGTCAGGCTTCGGGATTCGAGGGGAGCACTCCACCTGACGACAAGGAAAACGAGCCCTTCCCGGGCCCACGGAGGTAATCCCCTTGGCTGCTGCGCGCAACGCATCCAACCCCACCACCAACCTCAAGAACGGACGCGGCGCATCCCGCCTGTCGTTCGCGAAGATCTCCGACACGCTGGAGGTCCCCGACCTCCTGGCGCTTCAGACGGAGTCCTTCGACTGGCTCGTCGGCAACGACGCCTGGAAGGCCCGCGTCGCCGACGCGCAGGCCCAGGGCCGCACCGATGTCCCCGAGATCAGCGGTCTGGAGGAGATCTTCGAGGAGATCTCGCCGATCGAGGACCTCGGCGAGACGATGCAGCTGTCGTTCACGAACCCGTATCTCGAGCCCGAGAAGTACTCGATCGAGGAGTGCAAGGAGCGCGGCAAGACGTACGCCGCCCCGCTGTACGTCGAGGCCGAGTTCATGAACCACCTCACCGGTGAGATCAAGACCCAGACCGTCTTCATGGGCGACTTCCCCCTGCAGACCGGCAAGGGCACGTTCATCATCAACGGCACCGAGCGCGTCGTCGTCTCGCAGCTCGTGCGTTCGCCGGGTGTCTACTTCGACAAGACGCCCGACAAGACGTCCGACAAGGACATCGTCTCCGCTCGTGTCATCCCCAGCCGCGGTGCCTGGCTCGAGTTCGAGATCGACAAGCGCGACCAGGTCGGCGTGCGCATCGACCGCAAGCGCAAGCAGTCCGTCACGGTGTTCCTGAAGGCCCTCGGCCTTTCCAGCGAGGACATCATGGCGGAGTTCGCCGGGTTCGACTCCATCGAGGAGACGCTGTCCAAGGACACGATCCTCACGAAGGAAGACGCCCTCCGCGACA contains:
- a CDS encoding ABC transporter ATP-binding protein, translating into MPQDAAPLLQVRDLAVDFRTMDGSVRAVENVEFDLAAGETLAIVGESGSGKSTTAMAVIGLLAGNGRVAEGSIVLDGQQLVGASESVMRDIRGKSIGLVPQDPMSNLNPVSKIGTQIAETLLAHGMATRSDVDRKVVETLAAAGLPNAEKRAKQYPHEFSGGMRQRALIAIGLACNPRLLIADEPTSALDVTVQKTILDQLGRMTGELGTAVMLITHDLGLAAERASRVIVMHRGRIVEQGPARQILEDPQAEYTKALVAAAPSVAAVRLRPQVFRQPDAAGSEPGSATGPTPIPTARPTVVPKATSTPATTTPRTPASDGAPSPVDNILEVDGLTKVFPVRGSKDDFVAVKDVSFAIPRGETVAVVGESGSGKTTTARMVLKVIDPTSGSIRFDGQDVASLKGRQLRDFRQKVQPIFQDPYSSLNPMFTIGRIIEEPLTFYKRGSAKDRAARVRQLMDDVALPQSMLRRYPAELSGGQRQRVAIARALALSPELIVCDEPVSALDVLVQAQILTLLGDLQREYGQSYLFISHDLAVVRLISDYVCVMKDGALVEAASSEEIFTNARDPYTRKLLASIPGNELDIAV
- a CDS encoding 5-oxoprolinase/urea amidolyase family protein, giving the protein MSPPRILPFGRAALLAEVDSPSAARDLHARLHASRPAGVVDVVPAARTVLVQVDPAVLSLAAARTWIAHAPPAPTATVDAGEVVVPIRYDGPDLAETAEALGVTVDEVVRRHREARWTVAFTGFAPGFGYLVSDDWPFDVPRLPTPRTRVPAGSVGLAGGFSGAYPRATPGGWRIIGHTDATLFDPAAASPVLLTPGRRVRFAPAAPAPSLKPHPVAETAETSPRLGRQMRSHGEPAAVEVVAPGPLATLQDLGRPGHAAEGIARSGAADRGALRTANRLVGGDERAAAIEVTMGGCRLRAARDLVAVVTGAWGPIAVAGRAVDPYVPFPWPAGEELHVERFTAGARAYLAVRGGFDGPRVAGSRSTDVLAGLGPAPLAAGDVLALAADAAGDIPPLDLHPWGPPPAGVLELDLAPGPRADWFAPTALHTLYETTWTVTADADRVGIRLDGPALARLRSGELPSEAMVPGALQVPPGGRPTILGVDGPVTGGYPVIAVATDAALDALAQALPGRQVRFRHARPVR